One stretch of Francisella sp. LA112445 DNA includes these proteins:
- the cyoB gene encoding cytochrome o ubiquinol oxidase subunit I, with the protein MLEALIGKLSNPHLVFPYLYEPVSQQLIILVMFIGVVFAGVVLLGGITYFKKWGYLWREWFTTVDHKKIGTMYTIVALVMMFRGFVDAAMMRTQQALASGDSTGYLIPEHFDQIFTAHGVIMIFFVAMPLVFALMNWVIPLQIGARDVAFPYMNSLSFWLFVVGAMLINVSLLVGDFAHAGWLAYPPFSEMTYSPTVGTDYYIWGLQISGIGSLMTGINFFVTIIKMRCKGMTLMKMPIFTWASFCSVVLVIAAFPVLTVTLTLLTLDRYFGTHFFTVSGGGDQMMYVNLIWIWGHPEVYILVLPMFGVFSEVAATFSKKPLFGYTTMVWASIAITILSFTVWLHHFFTMGASANVNAFFGIMTMIIAIPTGVKIFNWLFTMYKGRITFATPMMWLVGFMIVFSVGGMTGVLLSVPGVDFQMHNSVFLIAHFHNVIIGGVVFGAFAGLTFWFPKVFGFKLNERLGKYAFWCWLVGFFVAFMPLYILGMMGMTRRLYHYSASTGYQPLLIVAWVGAMIIGLGILFQVLQILVSIKDREKNRVGSDAWGYGRTLEWGIPSPVPFYNFSHDPVVEERDAYWDHKEKGLGVDNKPLTADKKYEDIHMPRNTSVGVIIGAFSFVFGFAAVWHIWWLAAVGVVGMIGTVLYRSFDYDIDYYVKADEVKDVENKYNQQGELRV; encoded by the coding sequence ATGCTAGAAGCATTAATTGGGAAACTAAGTAATCCTCATTTAGTATTTCCATACCTATATGAACCAGTAAGCCAGCAGTTAATTATACTTGTGATGTTTATTGGTGTTGTATTTGCAGGTGTGGTGCTATTAGGCGGGATTACTTATTTTAAAAAGTGGGGTTACTTATGGAGAGAATGGTTTACAACTGTTGATCATAAGAAAATAGGTACAATGTATACCATTGTGGCACTAGTCATGATGTTTCGTGGTTTTGTTGATGCTGCAATGATGAGAACGCAACAAGCGTTAGCCTCAGGTGATAGTACAGGTTACCTAATTCCTGAGCATTTTGATCAGATCTTCACAGCTCATGGTGTGATAATGATCTTTTTTGTAGCTATGCCTTTAGTTTTTGCATTAATGAACTGGGTTATTCCTCTTCAAATTGGTGCTAGAGATGTAGCCTTCCCTTATATGAACTCATTGAGTTTTTGGCTATTTGTAGTAGGGGCTATGCTAATAAATGTTTCTCTACTAGTAGGAGATTTTGCGCATGCTGGATGGCTTGCGTATCCACCTTTCTCTGAGATGACCTATAGTCCGACCGTCGGAACCGATTATTATATATGGGGTCTACAGATATCAGGTATTGGTTCACTAATGACTGGTATTAACTTCTTTGTAACAATTATTAAAATGCGTTGTAAAGGCATGACTTTAATGAAAATGCCTATATTTACATGGGCATCTTTCTGTTCGGTTGTTTTAGTAATAGCAGCATTCCCTGTATTAACAGTAACTTTAACGTTACTAACGTTAGATAGATATTTTGGTACGCACTTCTTTACAGTTTCAGGTGGTGGTGACCAAATGATGTATGTAAACCTTATTTGGATATGGGGACATCCTGAGGTTTATATTCTTGTATTACCTATGTTTGGAGTATTTTCTGAAGTTGCGGCTACTTTCTCTAAAAAGCCGTTATTTGGATATACAACGATGGTTTGGGCTAGTATAGCTATTACTATATTATCATTTACAGTATGGCTTCACCATTTCTTCACAATGGGAGCTAGTGCAAACGTTAATGCTTTCTTTGGAATTATGACAATGATTATTGCAATTCCAACTGGGGTTAAGATCTTTAACTGGTTATTTACAATGTATAAAGGTCGTATAACATTTGCAACACCTATGATGTGGCTTGTTGGTTTCATGATAGTTTTCTCAGTAGGTGGGATGACAGGTGTATTATTATCAGTACCAGGTGTTGACTTCCAAATGCATAATAGTGTCTTTTTGATTGCTCACTTCCACAACGTTATTATTGGTGGTGTTGTATTTGGCGCATTCGCTGGTCTTACTTTCTGGTTCCCGAAAGTATTTGGCTTTAAGCTAAATGAGCGTTTAGGAAAGTATGCATTTTGGTGTTGGTTAGTAGGTTTCTTTGTTGCATTTATGCCTTTATATATATTAGGTATGATGGGTATGACAAGAAGACTATATCATTACTCAGCATCAACAGGTTATCAACCATTACTAATTGTTGCATGGGTTGGTGCAATGATTATTGGTTTAGGTATTTTATTCCAGGTTTTACAAATTCTTGTAAGTATCAAGGATAGAGAAAAGAATCGTGTTGGTTCTGATGCTTGGGGTTATGGACGTACTCTAGAGTGGGGTATTCCATCACCGGTACCTTTTTATAACTTCTCACATGATCCAGTCGTCGAAGAGCGAGATGCTTATTGGGATCATAAAGAAAAAGGTTTAGGGGTTGATAATAAGCCACTTACTGCTGATAAAAAATACGAAGATATTCATATGCCAAGAAATACTTCTGTAGGGGTTATTATTGGAGCATTTAGTTTTGTATTTGGTTTTGCTGCAGTGTGGCACATCTGGTGGTTAGCAGCTGTAGGCGTTGTAGGTATGATAGGTACAGTTCTGTATAGATCATTTGATTATGATATCGATTACTACGTAAAAGCTGATGAAGTTAAAGATGTTGAAAATAAATATAATCAACAAGGAGAGTTACGCGTATGA
- the cyoC gene encoding cytochrome o ubiquinol oxidase subunit III, producing MSTVTADNHHHEHHFDGSKSVFGFWIYIMSDCVLFATLFAVFAVFHEHTFGGVASHEIFNLPFVFVETMLLLVSSFTFGLAMLNRNSDNINTVIKFLWITFFLGLGFICMEVYEFYELVLEGHTWSSSAFLSSFFVLVGTHGLHVTMGLLWIVSMIFQLKKYGMNPMAKTKLTYLGLFWHFLDIVWIFVFSIVYLLGAV from the coding sequence ATGAGTACAGTAACTGCAGATAATCATCACCACGAGCATCATTTTGATGGCTCTAAGAGTGTATTTGGTTTTTGGATTTATATAATGAGTGACTGTGTGCTTTTTGCAACACTATTTGCGGTGTTTGCAGTTTTTCATGAGCATACTTTCGGTGGGGTAGCTTCGCACGAGATTTTTAATCTACCATTTGTGTTTGTTGAAACTATGCTTTTATTAGTAAGTAGTTTCACATTTGGCTTAGCAATGCTTAATCGCAACTCTGATAATATTAATACTGTTATAAAATTCTTATGGATAACTTTCTTTTTAGGTTTAGGCTTTATCTGTATGGAAGTTTATGAGTTTTATGAGTTAGTATTAGAAGGTCATACTTGGTCATCAAGTGCATTCTTGTCATCATTCTTTGTGCTTGTTGGAACTCATGGGTTGCATGTGACAATGGGACTTTTATGGATTGTGAGTATGATATTTCAGCTTAAAAAGTATGGTATGAATCCTATGGCTAAAACAAAGCTGACTTATCTTGGTTTGTTTTGGCATTTCTTAGATATTGTATGGATATTTGTATTCTCAATAGTTTACTTATTAGGAGCAGTATAA